A stretch of DNA from Yoonia sp. G8-12:
GTCGTATGTTTTTGCGCTTCGCATATCTCATTGCCTCTTTTTGTCTGCGAAAAGAGGAATGATCATGGCCCCATCCGACCTTCTTACAGCTCTGCGAAACCAGAACCCGTTGGTTCATTGCATCACAAATTATGTGGCGATGAATATCGCAGCAAATGTCGTTCTGGCAGCCGGTGCATCGCCTGCAATGGTCCACGCGCCTGAAGAAATGACTGATTTCACACCCATCTGTGGTGCGTTGACCATCAATATCGGAACGTTGTCTGCCCCTTGGCTTGCCGGCATGACTGCGGCGGTGGCGGTTGCCAATACACATAACATTCCGTGGGTTCTCGACCCGGTTGCGCATTTCATCTCGGATTACCGCAAACAAGCAGCCAAGGAATTGCTGGCACTCAGCCCTGCAATTGTGCGTGGTAATGCGTCTGAAATACTGGCCCTAGCGGGCGAAGCCGGGGCTGGAAAAGGGGTCGATAGCGGAGACAGTGTGACAGCCGCACAAGGCGCTGCAAAGGCGCTTGCAATTCAGTTTGGCACCGTCGTGGCGATCACGGGACCCGTTGATTATCTGACCGACGGCCACCGCGAGGCAGCGGTATCAGGTGGCTCTGACTTGATGCCTCAGGTCACTGCACTGGGCTGTTCACAAACGGCGTTGATGGGGGCCTATGTCGCAACAGGTCCTGCATTTGATGCGGCCCTTTCCGCTCTCGCACACTTCAAAGTCGCCGGGACTGCCGCCGCAAAACTGGCACAAGGGCCCGGTAGCTTTCAGATGCATTTCTTGGATGCACTCGCCGCTGCACAGCCTGCCGATTTGGCAAAGGCCATCGGGTAATGGCAGCACTTCGAAATCAATTACGGCTATATCTGGTCACTGATCCCGAGCTTTGCGCGCAAATTGGCGTTGTAGAGACTGTGCGCCGCGCGGTGGCGGGTGGTGTCACTATGGTGCAGTTGCGCGACAAACACGCCACGACCGCACAGCGCACCGATTTGGCGGTTGCCCTCAAAGCCGCATTGCAAGGGACCGGCGTGCCGCTATTGATCAACGATGATGTGGTCGCTGCCGCAGCCGCAGATGCGGACGGCGCACATATCGGTCAAGGTGATATCTCAACGGCACAAGCACGCGCTATTCTTGGGCCCGATAAAATCCTCGGGCTATCGTGCGAAACGCCGCAAACCGTGCGCGATGTTGATCCGCTCATTGTTGACTACCTCGGGCTGGGGCCTGTGTTTGGCACGGCTACGAAAGCCGACCATGCGCAGCCTACGGGTTTTGATGGCTTGGCGCGATTGATCGCTTTGTCGTCATTGCCAAACGTGGCGATTGGCGGTCTGAAATCTGATCATATCAATGGGGTCATGTCCAGCGGCGCGGATGGCATGGCCGTTGTGTCCGCTATTTGTGGACAGTCTGATCCACAGGCCGCCGCCCGCGCATTTGACACATTCAAACCGGAGGGCAGGCCATGATCCCCAATGTTCTCAGTATTGCGGGCTCTGATCCGTCAGGGGGGCGGGTATCCAAGCTGACATCAAGGCGATTTCTGCAAACGGTGCGTTTGCGATGGCTGCCATCACGGCTTTGACGGCACAAAATACCCAGGGTGTGACGGGCATTCATCTGGTCCCGCCAGTCTTTGTCCAAGACCAGATCGCAGCTATTTTTGCTGATATCCGCGTTGACGCTGTCAAAATCGGGATGATCGCAAACGCCGATATCGCAGCCGCGGTTGGGCAGGCGTTAGAGGGCCAAACAGGTTTCCCGATCGTGCTTGATCCGGTGATGATTGCCAAAGGTGGGGCCGCATTGCTGCAACCCGACGCTGTGAACACGCTCCGCAATATACTTGTGCCCTTGGCTACGGTGCTGACGCCCAACCTTCCGGAGGCTGCGCATCTGCTGGACAGCGCCACCGCCACGACACGCGATGAAATGGTGGCCCAAGGTACTGCGCTTTGCGCGCTGGGGGCGACCGCTGTGTTGATGAAGGGTGGTCATCTTGAGGGGCCAGACAGCCCCGATTGCTTGGTCACAAGCGACACGGTCACCTGGTTTGACGCCCCGCGCACCACAACCGCAAACACCCACGGCACAGGTTGCACACTATCCTCGGCGTTGGCGGCACAATTGGCTAAGGGTCAAAACATTCATGCAGCCACAGCCGCCGCCAAATCCTATGTCGCACACGCCATTGCCGACGCTGATGCTTTGACGGTGGGCACGGGGCACGGCCCCACGCACCATTTTGCGACCCTTTATTCCAAATGAAAGTGAATGACTTATGAAAACCACGATCTTTGCAACTGCTTTATCGCTGTGCGCCGCCCCACTTTGGGCGCAAGACCAAGTCACTTTGTT
This window harbors:
- the thiM gene encoding hydroxyethylthiazole kinase, with the translated sequence MAPSDLLTALRNQNPLVHCITNYVAMNIAANVVLAAGASPAMVHAPEEMTDFTPICGALTINIGTLSAPWLAGMTAAVAVANTHNIPWVLDPVAHFISDYRKQAAKELLALSPAIVRGNASEILALAGEAGAGKGVDSGDSVTAAQGAAKALAIQFGTVVAITGPVDYLTDGHREAAVSGGSDLMPQVTALGCSQTALMGAYVATGPAFDAALSALAHFKVAGTAAAKLAQGPGSFQMHFLDALAAAQPADLAKAIG
- the thiE gene encoding thiamine phosphate synthase, whose protein sequence is MAALRNQLRLYLVTDPELCAQIGVVETVRRAVAGGVTMVQLRDKHATTAQRTDLAVALKAALQGTGVPLLINDDVVAAAAADADGAHIGQGDISTAQARAILGPDKILGLSCETPQTVRDVDPLIVDYLGLGPVFGTATKADHAQPTGFDGLARLIALSSLPNVAIGGLKSDHINGVMSSGADGMAVVSAICGQSDPQAAARAFDTFKPEGRP